GCTCCCACGTATTCTTCTGATTGATTTTCTGCGCGCCACGGacaaataaatgataaattgttccaaaaaaggaagaaaattcaaaaaatcgaAAGAGCGAACATTTTCGCTGGCGAGTTTGATGCAGTTATGGAACAAGTCGAGGATCTGCTCTTTCCCGAGGCAGGATTCGGTATCAGGAGAGGAGGAGGTGGACACGACGGTGGGCTTGCGGCGGATTGCGGCGGCGCGTGCTGCACGCGCCTGAGCTCGCTCCAGCTTGTCGTCGTTGGAGAAGAGAGGGCTCTTAATCGGAGAAAATGGAGCTCTTTGCTTCGAAATCGGGCTTGAGATTTCCCCCATCTGAGGCTGCAGACGGCTGCCAGAATTCCCAGAGatttgggagagagagagtgtgtttGCGATTGGTTTTCGAAATTCTCCTTTTTCCCTCCAAACATCAATTTCGAAATTTGGGGATTTGGATAAGCTACAAGGGTATAATGGTAATTACACACACAATATgtgaatcaatttttaatgcGCGCCAACAATAATACGCGCAACACGAAAATAAGCTTATAATTAATGCTTAATCCCACAAATTCATTacttaatttcataattaacgTCATCAATAATATGGTAGAGctagaggtgcccacggttccggaaccggcggttacagTTTTGGAAATTGTCGAACCGGAATCGAACCGTGAGGGTGTTTCGTCGTTACGGTTCCGGTTTCAAAACCgtcggtttcggtttcggttccgaaccggtGGTTTTTCGACGATTTTTCACGGTTttaaaccgccggttttttgCAGTTCCGGCTTGGTTTCAAGGTTTTTCTGCAGTTTTTTGCGGCTCCGGTTTGGAATTGCCCGGGACCGGCGGTTCCGGCACGGTTTCAGTTCGAAAAAATTTGAACCTGGACCGAACCACGATTCAAAAATCGACGATTTCGGTTCGGGTAAATtatcacggtttcggttcggaaccgtcaCCAATGGTTACAGTTTCGATTTTAACTGCcggttcggtaaaccttggATAGGTCTAAGTAGAGCTACGACCTTGGTGAGGTGGCACGTTACACACGTACTCCATGTTTTCATCATAGAAATGAAAGAATAATTgctcaaatatttttgtggCACTAACgataaaatgtgacaaaagCAAATTTAAAAAGTCAGTCATTATTATTTACTCCTATAGGtgaaaatctaaaaattgtgattgatgtggcaaaataaaaaaaacaaaagaaactaaaaaaactatactcaaatatatacaaatcaGATACTACTATTTGTTATGATCAAAATCCAAATGCAACATTTCCACTGCAATACACAAACACATCCCAAAATAAAAGTGTATTacataagaaaaaaacaattttttccaTGGTGTGTATATCTTTACCAACTTAATCTTCAAAATGAAGATCCAACTCCTTCTGTTGCAACCTCAGCAGCAATATTGCCTGCATCAGTGCTTGTACTCTCTTGCTGAGGTACAACATAGTTCTGCACCTTGTACCTATGCCTCATTGCAAACACAAGAAACACCATAAAATTCAAGACCCCCAAAAGTGCAAGCATCCAATAGAAGTTATCCAACTTCCCTCTATTGAGGTCACTCCTCAACCACTTCTTGCTCGTCGCGCTGTCGACCAGCGTGACGAGCACGCTACTGACGAAGTAGCCCATGGACAGGGTGCTGAGGAACAGCCCCGTGCTCATGGACTTCATCCTCTCTGGGGCCTCTCGAATGAAGAATTCGAGCTGGCCCACGTAGGCGAAGGCCTCGCCGGCCCCCACTAGGAAGAACTGGGGCACGAGCCAGAAGGCGCGGATTCTGGTGCCGTCGCTGATGAAGGCGTCCCTCCTCCTCATCTCCACGAGGGCCGAGGCCCCCATGCCGAATATGGAGAAGACAAGGCCTATCCCGACCCTCTGGAGGGAGGATAGGCCTTGTTTCGTGTGGGTCACGCGTCGGGCTAGGGGGACGAGGACCCTCTCGTTGAGGGACGTGAAGAGGAGGATGGtgatgaagaggaagaaggagaAGCTTCCGGCCGGGATCTCGAACCCGCCGAGATTCCGGTTCATGAATGTGGCTTGCTCAATGGTGAATGTGTTCATTTGGGAGTAGACTGTCCAAAAGAGTATGCAAGTGGACCAAATTGGTAGAAGCATTACCACCATCTTCACTTCCTCAACTTGAGTAACGGTTGCGGGTTTCGATGTAGCGACTCCTTTGGCCGCGTCTGCCGGTGTGTCGCCCTCAATTACCGACGCCTTGTCCAAGCACCTAAAATtgcaacaattttaaaaatcaatcatatttttctcaaattgaaattatacTTCCATTTCTACACCCCTGTTTTACTTACAGTGACATCACTGAACCGTTGCAGATCAGTGATGTCAGAGTTTGGTAAAATAGGGGAAaccaaaacaataaatttatttacctAAGTTTATTCGAATGAGGAACCGTGGCATTGTAGTACTCATTCAACATGTCGGGTTGAGGAGGATACGGCAAACGTCTCCTCCTCCAAGCAGAGGAGACGACGCGCCATATCACGGTCAGGGGGCTTCCCTGTGGCCGTTTGAACCGGTACAAAGCCGTGCCCGCTAGCAACACCCCAACCGCGATGATCATAGTGCCCGCCGAAATCCCATAGCCCCACCCCCTCCCCACATTGTCTTGAATGTAGACCAAAACCGTGACCGCGAAAAGGGACCCGAGGCTAATGCAAAAATAGAATCTATTGAAAAAGTATATCATTGCCTTCTCCTCCTTCGGATCAGACGAGTCAAACTGGTCCGATCCGAAGCCGGAGACATTAGACTTGATGCCTCCTCCCCCCAACGCGATCGTGTAGAGGGCCGTGTAGAGCATGGCCAGCTGCCTCCCGTTGGCCTCCACGCACGGATCCCTCCGCGGATCCGTGCAGGGAGGAGGCCTCATGCTGGGGATGGTGGTGGCCAATGTCAACAATGTCACTCCCTATCAATACatgattcaaataaaaattaatataatgtcACATTTAATGATCCTATATAGGACAtagtaattaacaaattagGACATAGTAATTTGGTACGTTCGATTTTTCTTACCAAAGCCGTGACGGATGCCGCAATAGCAACCGTCATGTAACGGCCGAGTTTGGCGTCCGCGACAAAGCCGCCAACAAGGCCTAGTAGATTAAGAGTTCCCATAAAATTCGTAACGATGTTTGCTGATTTTGCGGTCGAGAGATGCAAATCTCCAACGAGATACGTCACCATGTTCATCGATATCCCCATCACGCAAATCCTCTCGGAGAGTTCCGTACCTAAACTCAAAATGCAGGACAAGACTCATAAGTTAAGACCAAATTAACCGAATATAGTCtcaaattctaaaaataggaaattttaTCGAAAATCCTAGCTACGTCACTGCACATTGCATGGTACACGGATTACCTAAGATGAGCCCGGCCGCGAGCCAACCGCCGGTTTTTGATTTATCGACCGGATTTCCACGAAAATCGACCATAGCTCCATCATCTTTGCTGCCATGACTATCAACCAAAACCTGCATAGTTGCAAAACAATacatttcaataatttctccatttttacACACACAAAGCATATGTGGACAGGGTTAATTACTAACCATTGCAAAGAGAGAGTTAGAGATGGTATTGATAAGCACAAAGagaatagtactaataaagtTGGATTGGAATTGAATGATTGAAGAAACTAAGCAGCAAAATGTGAAATAACTGTGACAACTCTCCACAAATTTTAGACAGCAAAGGGAACTGTTTTATTTGTGCACATTTGGATTTTGGAGTTATTCTTTTGTGGTTGATATTCTACACAACTAACCAAAAAATTGAcgtttcaaaattcaaaagatactAGCTTATCTCAACTTTGATTTCactttatctatttaattatttttgtttggttgTTAAAAAATAACTGTAGCATTGGTAGGCAGTATGCAAACTTGgcttttgtaaataaaatggaaaataaaagcaaaaatgTTATTGAAGTCATAACATTTGATCTATTTCTAATCAAtctaaaacttttcaaatcaCGAAAATTAAACCACAAATTTTCTATATCTCACAAATGtctttttgatatatttggtGGTGACGTGGAAGCTGAATTTTTTTACATGGACAAAACGACGGTTCTTCATAATGTTGTTGTCTATGTACACATGAAACAACATCATTTTCATCATTTCTATCTCCGTCCCactaaatatgcaacatttgcttttcggcacatgattttaggtagtgttgttttgtgagttaatgaagagagagtaaagtaagagagaagaaaaagtagagagagtattgtttccatttttagaaacgtttcatttttaatgggacaaactaaaaaggaaaacgtttcatttctaagagcatccgcaatggtgcttaggccagatGCATAGGCCATacaataggctagccattttctccctgccacgtcgcgcaacactaaaaaatccacctgccacatcgatttaggccagccataggctagccataggccaaccgtaataaaaataattcaaaatatactacatttacggaattaaaattacgattaaattaccgaattaaatttacgagacatatacgggaaaattcattaattttatttttaaaaaaaagtacattaactaaaaataaaaaaaattgcataataaaaaaaaatccgggcttccacacacgagccaccgccccactctactcctcactaatttattaaaaaaatacataaaaaaatgttagtatgccttgaatccgttatagtttgccgctagccgaacgggggtCTCGCTGTTGTATtgggctagttgttgttgtccatcgctagatgttgctcttgtacagaaatttagagatagagaaaatcgcgtttatataatttttcaaaaataaaaaaaaagaataaaaaaaaaattaaaaaaaagaattaaaaaaagaattaaaaaagaattaaaaaaataattaaaaaagaattaaaaaaaattaaaaaatagcgcGGTAccgccgatcgggccgccacaatggcggctaagCCGTCGGCCAATATGCTTCAGCCAGCGatgagcgatcggccagccacGCCAATCCGCTCGCCGATTTCGTCctcgccgattgcaatggttcggctagccgatcggctagcgcggCGAATCggattgcggatgctctaatgggacagaggtagtatatACTTTAGGTTTTTTTTCCCCTTAATTTGTGTCATTGACAtttgaatttatgatattttgcTATTTGAGATTCGATTGAGTTTGCAATTTCCATAGTTTTGAACTTTAATGTTTTGGGATAATTGCGAATTGTAgtaaatagttttaatttgtagaatTTGGAAATTGTGAGATTCACCGGAAGTTAACCAaaaattactacctccgtccactaAAATTTGTCCATTTGATTCagcatggattttaagaaatgtaatggaaaatgagttagtggaaatgggaaaattttgggggacgaacggaaatagaaaaatatgacaaattttgatggacggaggtagtaagtAAGATTCAAATGACAATATTCTGTAGTTGTATACTTGTATTCAAGAAAGACAGATGTCgactatataatttaagaCAAGAATAACGACTTCAATCTAGAAAATACTACTggctaaaaatagaaaaacactATCGTATCAGAATTAGATCGATATGGCAAGAAAATGTTCGATGAAATCCAAAGCCACCCATGCCCATGAATGGGCAAGAACATTAAGCTTTTGGCAGGAACAATTCTATGGTCATTGTCACATTTTACTCATTTCCCACGTACTAAATACGCTTCTTTGtccttttccaaaagaggaTAATGACATATGCAACCCCTCTATTTTGATATGGTTGGATTTAAACAACTACTTCtacttttaattaatctattaTTATACACCACATATATATTAGGAGTAGTATTACTTTTaggattcataatttaaacagtacaaaataacacaaaaatagattgatttgaaaaaaaaatgatgggCTTTCTCGAATTGGATGGATCCCAAATTGATGGGTTAGTGTAAGCTTATCCATGCAGTTATGCTCTCTTCGAATAGGAATCCGTTTTCTGAAAGATCCTGGCTTTCGTACTTTGGTGGGtccaagataaaaaaataaaaaatttctgcTGATAATGgtttttttcaaatctatTTTTGTCAGTTCAAATTTTCGATAATCGACAATAAATGTAATTGgagattaataaaaatagatgaGTAAATGTAGATCTTTTGCCAAAATGTTAGGCTGAGTTGTGGATTAtctgaaacaaaataaaaaggaacAAGTTAGAAACTAGCAcacaaatatgaaatatatggactagaaattaaatactatactaCAAATTATGTCTTACGTTATTGTTAGATTTTTATATCATTGGAGCTTCATGTTGGGTCACGGCCACAAACAATGGGCTCTAGTTAAGAATAAAGTAGCCCATCATCATATAATCGGTACAAATAGCGGTTTTCATTTCACACcccaatattttaaattttgaataatttactatatttcaaattaaattttaatattaatgataGTACTATAGCTAGTAAGATATTTTTCCTTCTACCAATATATCAATGGTTGTGAATCGTGACTAAAGAAAGTACTCTTTCAGTTCTAGTCTATGTACGTTAAGTGTCTAGTGAATGAAATTgcaaataataaagtaggggAGGAAATAACTTGGAAGAGATAATAGGTAGttgtacattttattttatatcatgtTCCAACAATACACACTAGTAGATTGTTCAAATgtctaaacaaaaaattaatcctcaaatataaaaattctaaGCAGGTGAaaacctaaaataaaagaccAATAACTCTTAATGAACAATACCGTAGTTCTAGACAAACACACAATCAACCTAATGAACAAAGAAAGAGtatctgtgtgtgtgtgagttggcCAAGTGATAGAGAGGTTAATAATGCCTGAGACCAAAGATCTCGGATTCAAGTCCTCCGTGATGCGAGCTTTAAAATTGTGTTCATTTAAccatccaaaaaaaagaagagtgtTTGTAATgcataacaaaaatattattattacacaTTAACTAGCCCATATAATGCCTCAAACATAACATATGAAGACCAAAAGTGGTCACAATATCACTCCTCATCATGAGATCCAAAAAGAGGCAACAAAGTCAACCAACACAACTACATCTACACACACCACAAAACACACAAACTATTTCATAGGAGAGACTATGAGCACTACTTTTTCACACTCAAACacaccctatatatataattattcttaAATATACTACCAAACCAATTCTTGTGTGACCACATTTTACTACAACCTTCCCATGATGTCAATTCTCTTCCACCTTGTCTTGATCCTCTCCAccaccctcctcctcctcctctccgcCACCGTGGCACCCGTTTCCGGCCACCTCCTCCACGGCCGCCCTTCCATGAGAAACAAAGGTCACGAGTTCGAATTCCACCCCAGAAATCACAGAAACCATGCTCCAGTAGGCAAGGAACTCGAGTCGAAGAGGCGAGTCCCCACAGGATCTAACCCTCTCCATAACAAGCGATAGAGCTTGGAAATCTTCAACTGCCATTTTTGCAATCTTCTTGAGCTCTAAGGTACATTAGTTCTTACATTTCTCAATCTCATCTTAGGATGATTGATGTTTTACAGAAAGTAAAGGTTAGTAATAGTTAGTGTTTGTGAATATTAAGGTGTTTCATTCAACCTTAATTTTTGTAagtttttcatgttttattgtaattttatgcTAGAAGagctgaaaaaaaattgatggttAGAGGTATATAATCATGAAGAATATTCATTGTGTGGAAATGGCTACATGTAAAGCTAACTTTTTGTAGATTAATTGGAGCTATTATTGTTGTTCTTGCATTAGTTTTATGAAGTAAATTAGGAAGAATAGTAGGGTTTGAGCCCTAAAATAgccatttattttcttgactatttttatattaaaaggGACTTATTTATGATGAGTTTGTAAAAACATTAGGGCGAGTTGCCGGAAACATTGAAATTTTGGTCTAATTCAATTTCGTCCTACATCTTTAACATCTGTCAAAAAAACCataaagtatttatttgttcCTGGTTATCTCATGGTGAAAAAATCAGTCATCGACGTGcaatatattgttgatatttttctacCAAACAACGGTGACATGAACGATGATTTTACGGTTGTTATATCGAATATAATTTCATCCAAAATAATCATCATTTGCAAGCAAATCAAAAGTTCATGGTTATGGTGTCTGAATTTTAAAGTTTCAATATGgaccaaaatttgaccaaatttaataatttttcaggTAATCTGccaaaatattatactacatGTGGATGTAGTTCATGATTTATAGTACCGTATCTAGAATAGAAGGagtttaattaaaagaaaattacctACCTAGCCTATCTAGAATATTTGGTTTGAAATTCTGCATTGAATTTAGgtccaaaaaataaacaagatgTTAAATGTACTAATTGACATATTACTAGAAATCATACCATGGGGACCCAAATTTTTAATGTGGAGAGTAAATAGTCATTATTTCATACAACCACCAAGCACTTTCATAATTGGATACATGTTGTTCCATGATTCATTTCCTTATAATTGCATTCacacacaattaaataatggaaaatgCCTTAGGCAGAGtggtaaattaaataaataaataaatataaagactCATTACTCATTTCATTCCAGAACagttattttaaagtttatagacattacaattttattcttctggaattatgtttatttgttttataaattcatgacctttggttttatttactattaaaaaaataataatagagaGATTAtaggttttatttattaaagaatACATAAAAATGGGAACAGTGTTTAAGTGCTTGTGGAGTTATTACAACTCCACTTTGGGTTTTCTTGGCTTTGTGGGCAAATAAGAGTTGAAATATGGGCAACAAATTATTGTCtggttgattattttttaactatGTTGCTATGCTATCAAGTCAATCCAAGAATATATGGTAGATTTTAAATGATGTATTCCACCACTATTGAACTTTTTCTAAAGTGTAACACCACTTTTTCTAGTTTTAAAATTCTACCTTCTCTAAccgtttttaattaatgatacactcaaaattttatgtatatagatccaattttaaaaccagaaaaaatgataaatacaaaaattgatcTCAATACAAGGCCAAATCCAATTCCTGATCATGAAATTTGTCAATTTAATgatcaataattaatcaaaaatacgaaaattcattattaatcagttttgaaatcattttataaaatccgGGTTTGAGagcatgttaagatcatttcaGGTCATCCTTAGATCAAAACTCTTAGAACCCAAGCtcatatttgaatatttgtactTATGAATGCTAATAAACCAACATACTAACATATGAATTTTGAGATGAATCTTAGCCCATAAgaatttttgtgtttgatatATAATTGTATCCACATATATTTGAGATAGACAATGATAGTTAGTAGGGTAAGTGATATAGGCATTCACCTAAAATCCCATAATGCCAACATCTTATCTAATAGTTGTCGGTACAAATAagtatttacaaaattaatttcgaTGCATAAACATAGTCCATATTTTCCAAGAATATAGCACATGCTTAATAACTCttcttttttcacaaaaaaaatgtgagcAACTAAGTATCCCTCACTAGTTAAATGGTTTAATAAACTGGGAAATATTTTCTGAGTTTTATAAGAGTAGCCATCAATAAATTACAGTAAATGAATGATAGGTCGTGTTGATGTGtgacaaaatattgaaaattccaaccaaaaaaagaagaaagatctCAACtatatatgcaaaaaaatCTAATACAATCAATGAATCAAAGAAGacacaaaattgataaagcaGCACATCTTAGCTGCTCTGACCATCAGTACTTCAGTCGAAAGCCGAAAAATTTCACACAAATGCATTGATGCAACAAATACAACAATCGTACGACAAAACCTTCGTATCTACATACCTTCAACACTCTGTAGGAGATGATCCTTTGTTGAATGGAAGAACAATCTATCGACATTGAGAAGAAATCCGCACTCCTAATAGTCCAAGTTCCGATGGAGAGCGCGTCTACTGAACACGAATGCATTACATATCATACCCAAAACTTTGTCCGAGATAGAAACGCCCATCTGGCCATCTCTGTGTTTCTCGTGGATTTTGCCTAAGTGTGCCGTACTGTAAACAAAAGAAGTAC
The nucleotide sequence above comes from Salvia hispanica cultivar TCC Black 2014 chromosome 5, UniMelb_Shisp_WGS_1.0, whole genome shotgun sequence. Encoded proteins:
- the LOC125187873 gene encoding protein NRT1/ PTR FAMILY 6.4-like, yielding MVLVDSHGSKDDGAMVDFRGNPVDKSKTGGWLAAGLILGTELSERICVMGISMNMVTYLVGDLHLSTAKSANIVTNFMGTLNLLGLVGGFVADAKLGRYMTVAIAASVTALGVTLLTLATTIPSMRPPPCTDPRRDPCVEANGRQLAMLYTALYTIALGGGGIKSNVSGFGSDQFDSSDPKEEKAMIYFFNRFYFCISLGSLFAVTVLVYIQDNVGRGWGYGISAGTMIIAVGVLLAGTALYRFKRPQGSPLTVIWRVVSSAWRRRRLPYPPQPDMLNEYYNATVPHSNKLRCLDKASVIEGDTPADAAKGVATSKPATVTQVEEVKMVVMLLPIWSTCILFWTVYSQMNTFTIEQATFMNRNLGGFEIPAGSFSFFLFITILLFTSLNERVLVPLARRVTHTKQGLSSLQRVGIGLVFSIFGMGASALVEMRRRDAFISDGTRIRAFWLVPQFFLVGAGEAFAYVGQLEFFIREAPERMKSMSTGLFLSTLSMGYFVSSVLVTLVDSATSKKWLRSDLNRGKLDNFYWMLALLGVLNFMVFLVFAMRHRYKVQNYVVPQQESTSTDAGNIAAEVATEGVGSSF